A window of the Zeugodacus cucurbitae isolate PBARC_wt_2022May chromosome 2, idZeuCucr1.2, whole genome shotgun sequence genome harbors these coding sequences:
- the LOC105214139 gene encoding cyclin-dependent kinases regulatory subunit — protein MPADQIQYSEKYFDTIYEYRHVILPPDLTKLVPKSHLMSETEWRNLGVQQSPGWVHYMIHAPEPHVILFRRPRTDIPETGANINSNNSVAIKNANKEPPAAQQKQINPNNNVSVHG, from the exons ATGCCTGCAGATCAAATACAGTACTCGGAAAAGTACTTCGATACCATTTACGAATACAG acatGTAATTCTTCCCCCGGATTTAACAAAGCTGGTACCGAAGTCTCACTTAATGAGTGAAACTGAATGGCGAAATTTAGGTGTGCAGCAAAGTCCTGGTTGGGTACACTACATGATACACGCGCCTGAACCTCATGTAATACTGTTCCGAAGACCGCGGACTGATATCCCCGAAACAGGGGCGAATATTAACTCCAACAATTCCGTTgccataaaaaatgcaaataaagaaCCACCTGCAGCCCAACAGAAGCAAATAAACCCTAACAATAATGTATCAGTACatggataa